A genomic region of Zalophus californianus isolate mZalCal1 chromosome 11, mZalCal1.pri.v2, whole genome shotgun sequence contains the following coding sequences:
- the LOC113914724 gene encoding olfactomedin-4-like — protein MQPALGLWIPLLLLLQVLPGQPQSLKEESTPSSVNCDQDQPVHELVKRVPGSVDEDGLCHCVVHLPNNLIPMNQLELLQSITQVLMDKYDQELSREPPTYNLLCLELEGARELVTQLMAKEGRTETEDLLSQLQSQIANASLTLKFLADSNQRSLRAYRQEVDILEGRLSDCEREKWQEASGPPLPPGSCAHGGLQKVSRPLVVQLNWRGFSHMAGVWGRDSAPDLDSSLYWVAPLSKDGRYFDYYRLYKSYDDLVLMKNYVERAMGYGDGSGNTVYENFMYFNYYGTRDIAKVNLSSNTLVLRRPLPSATYNNRFSYAGVSWKDIDFAGDEKGLWVLYATEESKGNLVVSRLNTSTLAVEKTWRTSQYKPAMSGAFMACGVLYALRPLSTRQEEIFYAFDTTTGRERRLSIPLDKMLETLHGINYSPLDHKLYVYNDGYLINYDLSFLALKQKQSKPPA, from the exons ATGCAGCCTGCCTTGGGCCTCTGGATACCCTTACTGCTGCTGCTCCAGGTGCTCCCTGGACAGCCTCAG AGCCTCAAGGAAGAGTCTACTCCCAGTTCAGTGAACTGTGACCAGGACCAGCCAGTGCACGAG CTGGTGAAAAGGGTGCCAGGTTCTGTGGATGAGGATGGCCTGTGCCACTGTGTAGTTCACCTGCCCAACAACCTCATTCCCATGAATCAGCTGGAACTGCTACAGAGTATAACACAGGTGCTCATGGACAAGTATGATCAGGAGCTATCCAGG GAGCCCCCAACCTACAACTTGCTGTGCCTGGAGCTAGAGGGAGCACGGGAGTTGGTGACCCAGCTTATGGCCAAGGAAGGACGTACTGAGACTGAGGACCTCCTCTCTCAACTCCAGAGCCAG ATCGCTAATGCCAGCCTCACACTCAAGTTTCTGGCTGACTCTAACCAGCGCAGCCTCCGTGCTTACCGTCAGGAGGTGGATATTCTTGAGGGCCGGCTCAGCGAttgtgagagggagaagtggcAAGAGGCCTCTggtccacccctgccccctg GTTCTTGTGCCCACGGAGGCCTCCAGAAAGTCAGCCGACCCCTTGTGGTACAACTCAATTGGAGAGGCTTCTCCCACATGGCAGGTGTCTGGGGTCGAGACTCAGCACCCGATCTAGACTCTTCCCTCTACTGGGTAGCTCCTCTGAGTAAAGATGGCAG GTACTTTGACTACTACCGGCTGTACAAGTCCTATGATGACCTGGTACTGATGAAGAACTATGTGGAGAGGGCAATGGGCTACGGTGATGGCAGCGGTAATACCGTGTATGAGAACTTCATGTACTTCAATTACTATGGCACACGTGACATTGCCAAGGTGAATCTCTCCTCCAACACCCTGGTGCTACGACGCCCATTGCCCAGTGCCACCTACAACAACCGCTTCTCCTATGCCGGTGTGTCCTGGAAAGACATAGATTTTGCTGGTGATGAGAAGGGGCTGTGGGTTCTCTATGCCACTGAGGAGAGCAAGGGAAACTTGGTTGTGAGTCGTCTCAATACCAGCACCTTAGCAGTGGAGAAAACCTGGCGCACCAGCCAGTACAAGCCAGCCATGTCAGGAGCCTTCATGGCCTGTGGAGTGCTCTATGCCTTACGCCCACTGAGCACCCGCCAAGAAGAGATCTTCTATGCTTTTGATACCACCACTGGGCGGGAGCGCCGTCTTAGCATCCCACTGGATAAGATGCTGGAAACACTACATGGCATCAATTACTCCCCCTTGGATCACAAGCTCTATGTCTACAATGATGGCTACCTGATCAATTATGACCTCAGCTTCCTGGCGCTGAAGCAGAAACAATCAAAACCACCAGCTTGA